A single window of Pseudomonas lijiangensis DNA harbors:
- a CDS encoding FAD-dependent oxidoreductase gives MPFNLLKYGLSSEYPVEVDLPAPKELKPSYDVVIIGGGGHGLATAYYLSKYHGITNIAVLEKGYLGGGNTARNTAVIRSNYLTSEGVRFYAESVRMFEGLSNEFDFNIMYSHRGQLTLAHTDATVRSFRQRAEVNKHFGGRTEMIDRQQIRELVPSLNLDPGHLPVIAGLWHIDGATARHDAVAWGYAKQAAKRGVEIHQLTEVQELVIENGTITAVKTNRGTIKCGCAVQAVAGMSSQLMKKAGIRSPIQTFPLQAMVTQPFKPFLDPLVSSSALHCYVQQTSRGEVVFGGGSDPYPLFNTRSTLDLKESLLAHAIEMFPFLANAKLMRQWAGITDMTPDYSPIMGLSPVKNYYLDAGWGTWGFKATPICGKTMAELVASGGKVPDLIKPFGLERFSTFRQVNEMGATAASH, from the coding sequence ATGCCTTTCAATCTATTGAAGTACGGGCTCAGCTCGGAGTATCCGGTCGAGGTGGATCTGCCCGCCCCCAAGGAACTCAAGCCCTCTTATGACGTGGTGATCATCGGCGGTGGCGGGCACGGTCTGGCCACTGCGTACTACCTGTCGAAGTACCACGGCATCACCAATATCGCCGTGCTGGAAAAAGGCTACCTGGGCGGCGGCAATACCGCGCGCAACACAGCCGTCATCCGCTCCAATTACCTCACCAGCGAAGGCGTGCGTTTCTACGCCGAATCGGTGCGGATGTTCGAAGGCCTGTCCAACGAATTCGACTTCAACATCATGTACTCCCATCGCGGGCAACTGACCCTGGCGCATACCGACGCGACCGTGCGTTCGTTCCGCCAGCGCGCCGAGGTCAACAAGCACTTCGGCGGTCGTACCGAGATGATCGACCGCCAGCAGATCCGCGAGCTGGTGCCTTCCCTCAACCTCGATCCGGGCCATCTGCCGGTGATCGCCGGTCTGTGGCACATCGACGGCGCCACCGCCCGGCACGACGCTGTGGCCTGGGGTTACGCCAAGCAGGCGGCCAAGCGCGGCGTGGAGATCCATCAGCTCACCGAGGTTCAGGAACTGGTCATCGAAAACGGCACCATTACTGCCGTGAAGACCAATCGCGGCACCATCAAATGCGGCTGCGCGGTGCAGGCGGTGGCGGGCATGAGTTCGCAACTGATGAAAAAGGCCGGGATTCGCTCGCCGATCCAGACCTTTCCGCTGCAAGCCATGGTGACCCAACCGTTCAAACCCTTCCTCGACCCGCTGGTGAGTTCTTCGGCCCTGCACTGTTACGTGCAGCAGACCAGTCGCGGCGAAGTGGTGTTTGGCGGCGGCTCCGATCCTTATCCGCTGTTCAACACCCGTTCCACCCTGGACCTCAAGGAAAGCCTGCTGGCCCACGCCATCGAGATGTTCCCGTTCCTGGCCAATGCCAAGTTGATGCGCCAATGGGCCGGGATCACCGACATGACCCCGGACTACAGCCCGATCATGGGCCTTTCGCCGGTAAAAAATTATTACCTGGATGCAGGCTGGGGCACTTGGGGTTTCAAGGCCACGCCCATCTGCGGCAAGACCATGGCCGAACTCGTGGCCAGCGGCGGCAAGGTGCCGGACCTGATCAAACCCTTTGGCCTGGAACGTTTTTCGACCTTCCGGCAAGTCAACGAAATGGGCGCGACAGCGGCCAGCCACTGA
- a CDS encoding sarcosine oxidase subunit delta, with protein MKVMTCPLNGPRNISEFTYGGEFKLMPDPQTCTDAEWADYVFNSEDTLGVVREWWMHNPSSYWFLAERHTASDEIIRTFDPREIFTARVDFTPAPSKEIAG; from the coding sequence ATGAAAGTCATGACATGCCCGCTCAACGGGCCACGCAATATCAGCGAATTCACTTACGGTGGCGAGTTCAAGCTCATGCCCGATCCCCAGACCTGCACCGATGCCGAATGGGCCGATTACGTCTTCAACAGCGAGGACACCCTGGGCGTGGTACGCGAATGGTGGATGCACAATCCGTCCAGCTACTGGTTCCTGGCCGAGCGCCATACCGCCAGTGACGAAATCATCCGCACCTTCGACCCACGGGAAATCTTTACTGCCCGTGTCGATTTCACACCGGCCCCGTCCAAGGAGATCGCAGGATGA
- a CDS encoding cupin domain-containing protein, giving the protein MNTPNEPQPKLKLEQYLGIQIKRQRQAQELKLADVARIAGISQGMLSKIENAQVSTSLDNLSRLCDVLGMPMSKLFSQYDQQGSSALLVKADDGLEVVRRGTEKGHTYHLLNHTRGPKKSFEAYMVTMDDASEEFPTFSHPGTEFLHLLEGELIYRHGNQVYRMEAGDSLTFDGEIPHGPEQLVQVPIRLLSIMNYGAQGE; this is encoded by the coding sequence ATGAATACGCCGAACGAACCACAGCCCAAACTGAAACTGGAGCAATACCTGGGTATCCAGATCAAGCGCCAGCGTCAGGCCCAGGAATTGAAACTGGCCGACGTGGCCCGTATCGCCGGGATCAGCCAGGGCATGCTGAGCAAGATCGAGAACGCCCAGGTTTCCACCAGCCTGGATAACCTCAGCCGCCTGTGCGACGTGCTGGGCATGCCCATGTCCAAGCTGTTCAGCCAGTACGACCAGCAAGGCAGCAGCGCACTGCTGGTCAAGGCCGATGACGGGCTTGAAGTTGTCAGGCGCGGCACCGAGAAAGGCCACACCTACCACCTGCTCAACCATACCCGCGGGCCGAAGAAGAGCTTCGAGGCATACATGGTGACCATGGACGACGCCAGCGAAGAGTTCCCGACCTTCTCCCACCCCGGCACCGAATTCCTGCACCTGCTGGAAGGTGAGCTGATCTATCGCCATGGCAATCAGGTGTATCGCATGGAGGCTGGAGACAGCCTGACCTTCGACGGCGAAATTCCTCATGGGCCGGAACAACTGGTGCAAGTGCCGATTCGTCTGCTGTCGATCATGAACTATGGGGCGCAGGGCGAGTGA
- a CDS encoding 2Fe-2S iron-sulfur cluster-binding protein translates to MSTLTRLPAPMGLLIDRNQPLTFSFDGKSYQGLQGDSIASALLANGRFLLSRSFKYHRPRGPLTMAGQDANTLIQLPSEPNVLADTHALEAGLQVTGQNFNGSLDNDKDAYLGKFSKFMPVGFYYRSFYKPRGMWKVWEPIIRKKAGLGVLDLEFQPEYYDKAYLFTDLAIIGAGPAGLQAALTAANAGAKVLLIEQQPILGGSLTYARFDIEGQRGEKLRRNLVDAVEGHANIHVLKQATCNAWFTDNYLPVIQGKRMYKVRATHCLVCSGSFDQPVIFRNNDLPGVMLTSAAQRLMKLYAVKPGKRAVILTGNDDGYLAALDLHDQGVEVVAVADMRANPVDRALLDALKKRGIPCHPSTTVYEALHEKGMRHVSGADLRKITGQGQVANNGLTVECDLLCMSGGYMPVYQLLCQAGGKLSYDDQLSEFTLSGLPKNLNVAGSVHGYHALDNVLADAIHASAEVVAALGLELDTSPQPLRTEARVNFAWPIFPHPKGKDFVDFDEDLQVRDIINATRIGYRDVQLVKRYSTVGMGPSQGRHSALPTARLVASSTQRSISETGVTTARPPFEAEKLAHVAGRAFDPYRQTPMHKRHVEAGAKMMPAGIWQRPAYYGKPNERDTCMQAEALHVRNKVGIIDVSTLGGLDVRGPDAAELLNRMYTFAFLKQPVGRSRYALMTNEHGVVIDDGVCARFADNHFYVTATTSGVDRIYQQMLKWNAQWRLNVDIANVTAAISAVNVAGPDSRKVLEKVCSDLDLSAEGFPYLAVRQGTVAGIKARLLRVGFVGELGYEIHVPARHALQLWDALIEAGKAYDIRPFGVETQRLLRLEKGHVIISQDTDGMTHPGEIDMGWAVSRTKPFFVGRRSVDILEAQPQTRKLVGFTLPKASPQPLEGHLVLKGPDISGNVTSCEYSQSLGKIIGLAYAAFDQSTPGQQIPIRVEDGVVVQATVVKLPFFDPENQRQEL, encoded by the coding sequence ATGAGCACCCTGACCCGCCTGCCGGCCCCCATGGGCCTGTTGATCGATCGCAATCAGCCGCTGACCTTCAGCTTTGACGGCAAGTCCTATCAGGGCCTGCAAGGCGACAGCATCGCCAGCGCCCTCCTCGCCAACGGTCGCTTCCTGCTGTCGCGCTCGTTCAAATACCACCGCCCGCGTGGCCCGCTGACCATGGCCGGCCAAGATGCCAATACGCTGATCCAGTTGCCCAGCGAACCCAACGTGCTGGCCGATACCCATGCACTCGAAGCCGGCCTGCAAGTGACCGGGCAGAATTTCAACGGCTCGCTGGACAACGACAAGGACGCCTATCTGGGCAAGTTCTCGAAATTCATGCCGGTGGGCTTCTATTACCGTTCGTTCTACAAGCCCAGGGGCATGTGGAAGGTCTGGGAGCCGATCATCCGCAAGAAAGCCGGGCTGGGTGTGCTGGACCTTGAATTCCAGCCCGAGTATTACGACAAGGCTTACCTGTTCACCGATCTGGCCATTATCGGCGCGGGTCCGGCTGGCCTGCAGGCGGCACTGACTGCCGCCAATGCCGGTGCCAAAGTCCTGCTGATCGAACAGCAGCCTATTCTCGGTGGCTCGCTGACCTATGCCCGCTTTGACATCGAAGGCCAGCGTGGCGAAAAGCTGCGGCGCAACCTGGTCGATGCGGTGGAAGGTCACGCCAATATTCACGTGCTCAAGCAAGCCACCTGCAACGCCTGGTTCACCGATAACTACCTGCCGGTCATTCAGGGCAAGCGCATGTACAAAGTACGGGCGACCCACTGCCTGGTGTGCAGCGGCTCGTTCGACCAGCCGGTGATTTTCCGCAACAACGACCTGCCCGGCGTGATGCTGACCAGCGCCGCCCAGCGCCTGATGAAGCTGTATGCCGTCAAACCCGGCAAACGCGCCGTGATCCTGACCGGTAACGATGACGGTTATCTGGCTGCTCTGGACTTGCATGATCAGGGCGTGGAAGTCGTCGCCGTGGCCGACATGCGCGCCAACCCTGTAGACAGAGCCCTTCTCGATGCCTTGAAAAAACGCGGTATCCCTTGCCACCCCAGCACAACTGTTTATGAAGCGCTGCATGAAAAAGGCATGCGCCATGTAAGCGGCGCGGATCTGCGCAAAATCACCGGCCAGGGTCAGGTCGCCAATAACGGCCTGACCGTCGAGTGCGATCTGCTGTGCATGTCCGGCGGCTACATGCCGGTCTATCAGTTGCTGTGCCAGGCAGGCGGCAAGTTGAGCTATGACGATCAACTGTCGGAATTCACCCTGAGCGGCCTGCCGAAAAACCTGAATGTCGCCGGTTCGGTGCATGGCTATCATGCGCTGGACAACGTGCTGGCCGATGCCATCCATGCCAGCGCCGAAGTGGTTGCCGCGCTGGGCCTGGAACTCGACACCAGCCCGCAGCCTCTGCGCACCGAAGCCCGCGTCAACTTTGCCTGGCCTATCTTTCCTCATCCAAAGGGCAAGGATTTCGTCGACTTCGACGAAGACCTGCAAGTGCGCGACATCATCAATGCCACGCGCATCGGCTACCGCGATGTGCAACTGGTCAAGCGCTATTCCACGGTCGGCATGGGGCCGTCCCAAGGTCGGCACTCGGCGTTGCCGACAGCCCGTCTGGTCGCGTCTTCGACACAACGCAGTATCAGCGAAACCGGCGTCACCACTGCCCGCCCGCCTTTCGAGGCCGAAAAGCTGGCCCACGTCGCAGGGCGGGCTTTCGATCCGTACCGGCAGACACCGATGCACAAACGGCACGTAGAAGCGGGAGCGAAGATGATGCCCGCTGGCATCTGGCAGCGTCCCGCGTACTACGGCAAGCCGAACGAACGTGACACCTGCATGCAGGCAGAAGCCCTGCACGTGCGTAACAAGGTCGGCATCATCGACGTCTCGACGCTCGGCGGGCTGGATGTACGCGGCCCGGACGCCGCCGAACTGCTCAATCGCATGTACACCTTTGCCTTTCTCAAGCAGCCGGTGGGCCGTTCGCGTTATGCATTGATGACCAACGAGCATGGCGTGGTCATCGACGATGGCGTCTGTGCACGTTTCGCCGACAACCATTTCTACGTCACCGCCACCACCAGCGGCGTGGATCGTATCTATCAGCAGATGCTGAAGTGGAACGCCCAATGGCGTCTGAACGTTGATATCGCCAACGTCACTGCGGCGATTTCAGCCGTCAACGTGGCCGGGCCGGACTCGCGCAAGGTCCTGGAAAAAGTCTGCTCCGACCTGGATCTTTCCGCCGAAGGCTTCCCGTATCTGGCAGTGCGTCAAGGCACTGTGGCCGGGATCAAGGCCCGTCTGTTGCGAGTGGGTTTCGTGGGTGAGCTGGGTTATGAAATCCACGTTCCGGCGCGCCATGCCCTGCAACTCTGGGACGCCCTGATAGAGGCCGGCAAGGCTTACGACATACGTCCTTTCGGGGTCGAAACCCAGCGCCTGCTGCGTCTGGAAAAAGGCCACGTGATCATCAGCCAGGACACCGACGGCATGACCCATCCCGGCGAGATCGACATGGGCTGGGCGGTGAGCCGTACCAAGCCATTCTTTGTCGGCCGCCGCTCGGTGGACATCCTTGAAGCCCAGCCACAGACCCGCAAGCTGGTGGGTTTCACCCTGCCCAAGGCCAGCCCGCAACCACTGGAAGGCCATCTGGTACTCAAGGGGCCGGACATCAGCGGCAACGTGACCTCCTGCGAATACTCACAGAGCCTGGGCAAGATTATTGGCCTGGCCTACGCCGCCTTTGATCAGAGCACGCCCGGCCAGCAGATTCCGATCCGGGTCGAGGACGGCGTCGTGGTCCAGGCCACCGTGGTGAAACTGCCTTTCTTCGATCCTGAAAACCAGCGCCAGGAGCTTTGA
- a CDS encoding GltB/FmdC/FwdC-like GXGXG domain-containing protein gives MKTIDLSTASVRDLNQALHDQVRQLEEREWVVTHPNGAHNLAVGVNEAVSVDIQGHAGYYCAGMNQKASITVHGNVGVGCAENMMSGYVRVKGSASQAAGATAHGGLLVIEGDAGARCGISMKGIDIVVGGSIGHMSCFMGQAGRLVVCGDAGDALGDSLYETKIFVKGSVESLGSDCIEKEMRPEHLEELQELLNRAGFNEKAADFKRYGSARQLYNFKVDNASAY, from the coding sequence ATGAAAACCATCGATCTTTCCACTGCCAGCGTGCGTGACCTCAATCAGGCGCTGCACGATCAAGTCAGACAACTCGAAGAACGTGAGTGGGTCGTGACCCATCCCAACGGCGCTCACAACCTGGCGGTCGGCGTCAACGAAGCGGTGTCCGTGGACATCCAGGGGCACGCTGGCTATTACTGCGCGGGCATGAACCAGAAGGCCTCGATCACCGTGCACGGCAACGTCGGCGTCGGGTGCGCCGAAAACATGATGTCCGGTTATGTGCGGGTCAAGGGCAGCGCCTCACAAGCTGCGGGCGCGACGGCTCACGGCGGCTTGCTGGTCATCGAAGGCGATGCGGGTGCCCGCTGCGGTATTTCCATGAAGGGTATCGATATCGTGGTCGGCGGCAGCATTGGCCATATGAGCTGCTTCATGGGCCAGGCCGGTCGGCTGGTGGTCTGCGGCGATGCGGGCGATGCACTGGGCGATTCGCTGTACGAAACGAAGATTTTCGTCAAAGGCAGCGTGGAGTCCCTGGGCTCCGACTGCATTGAGAAAGAGATGCGCCCGGAGCATCTGGAAGAGCTGCAAGAGCTGCTCAATCGCGCCGGTTTCAATGAAAAGGCCGCCGATTTCAAACGCTACGGCTCGGCCCGTCAGCTCTACAACTTCAAAGTCGATAACGCCTCCGCGTACTGA
- the folD gene encoding bifunctional methylenetetrahydrofolate dehydrogenase/methenyltetrahydrofolate cyclohydrolase FolD — translation MNTSKLIDGKAAAGRVLQQVKADVLRLKAEGIEPALAVILVGEDPASQVYVRNKILRAEEAGIHSLEYRLPADSSQARLLALIAELNADPKVNGILLQLPLPSHIEETLALEAIDPCKDVDGFHSENVGGLSQGRDVLTPCTPSGCMQLLEDACGDLTGKHAVVIGRSNIVGKPMAALLLKAHCSVTVVHSRSRDAKALCQLADIVVAAVGRPRMIDASWLKPGAVVIDVGINRIQDNDRSRLVGDVDFDSALSRVSAITPVPGGVGPMTIAFLMKNTVTAARQQAQAQRSQSEAVCLSIY, via the coding sequence GTGAACACTTCAAAACTGATTGATGGCAAAGCCGCCGCAGGTCGGGTGCTGCAACAGGTCAAAGCCGATGTCCTGCGACTCAAGGCCGAGGGCATCGAGCCTGCGCTGGCGGTGATTCTGGTGGGTGAAGATCCGGCCAGTCAGGTCTATGTGCGCAACAAGATCCTGCGTGCCGAGGAAGCCGGTATTCACTCGCTGGAATACCGGCTGCCTGCGGACAGCTCGCAGGCACGCTTGCTGGCGCTGATCGCCGAGCTGAATGCAGACCCGAAGGTCAACGGCATTCTGCTGCAATTGCCTCTGCCCTCCCATATAGAAGAAACCCTGGCCCTGGAGGCCATCGATCCGTGCAAGGACGTGGACGGTTTTCACAGTGAAAACGTCGGCGGCCTGAGTCAGGGCCGGGATGTGCTGACGCCCTGCACGCCCAGCGGCTGCATGCAGTTGCTGGAGGACGCCTGCGGTGACCTCACCGGCAAGCATGCAGTGGTGATCGGCCGCTCCAATATCGTCGGCAAACCCATGGCCGCCCTGCTGCTCAAGGCTCATTGCTCGGTCACGGTCGTGCATTCGCGCAGCCGCGACGCCAAGGCCTTGTGTCAACTGGCCGATATCGTGGTCGCCGCAGTCGGTCGCCCGCGAATGATTGATGCCAGCTGGCTCAAGCCCGGTGCCGTGGTGATCGACGTCGGCATCAACCGCATCCAGGACAACGACCGCAGCCGCCTGGTCGGCGATGTGGATTTCGACAGCGCGCTGTCCAGAGTCTCGGCCATTACGCCCGTGCCGGGTGGCGTCGGCCCCATGACCATTGCTTTTCTCATGAAAAACACCGTGACCGCTGCCCGTCAGCAGGCCCAAGCGCAACGTAGCCAATCGGAGGCCGTATGCCTTTCAATCTATTGA
- the glnT gene encoding type III glutamate--ammonia ligase, whose product MLPTETQRLIEEHGIKYVLAQFVDIHGSSKTKSVPVSGLEMVIEDGAGFAGFAICGMGMEPHGPDFMAKGDLSSLTPVPWQPGYGRVVCIGHVEGKPWPYDSRYVLQQQVERLSQRGWTLNTGLEPEFSLFKRDAAGSLQLVDNSDSLDKPCYDYKGLSRSREFLERLTEALQPVGFDIYQIDHEDANGQFEINYTYSDAMESADRFTFFRMAAGEIANDMGMICSFMPKPDPKRAGNGMHFHLSISSATNKNMFHDASDPSGMGLSKMAYHFAAGLLAHGPALCAFAAPTVNSYKRLVVGNSLSGATWAPAFIAFGANNRSAMVRVPYGRLEFRLPDAGCNPYLVSAAIIAAGLDGIDRKLEVDQVCNENLYKLSLEEIAARGIKTLPQSLKEACDALEADPLFAEVLGSEIVGEFIKLKRMEWVEYSRHVSDWEVKRYTEFF is encoded by the coding sequence ATGTTGCCAACAGAAACACAGCGTCTGATCGAGGAGCACGGCATCAAGTACGTGCTGGCTCAGTTCGTGGATATCCATGGCTCCTCCAAGACCAAATCGGTTCCTGTCTCGGGCCTGGAGATGGTGATCGAAGATGGCGCCGGCTTTGCCGGTTTCGCCATCTGTGGCATGGGCATGGAGCCTCATGGCCCGGATTTCATGGCCAAGGGCGATCTTTCTTCGCTGACGCCGGTGCCCTGGCAGCCGGGTTATGGCCGGGTGGTGTGCATCGGCCACGTCGAAGGCAAGCCCTGGCCTTATGACAGTCGCTACGTGTTGCAACAGCAGGTCGAGCGTCTCAGCCAGCGGGGCTGGACCCTCAATACCGGCCTGGAACCTGAATTCAGTCTGTTCAAACGCGATGCGGCGGGCAGTCTGCAACTGGTGGACAACAGCGATAGCCTCGACAAGCCGTGTTACGACTACAAAGGCCTGTCACGTTCTCGTGAGTTTCTTGAGCGCCTGACCGAAGCCTTGCAGCCAGTCGGTTTCGACATCTACCAGATCGACCACGAAGACGCCAACGGCCAGTTCGAGATCAACTACACCTACAGTGATGCCATGGAGTCGGCGGACCGTTTCACCTTCTTCCGCATGGCGGCCGGCGAGATTGCCAATGACATGGGCATGATCTGCTCGTTCATGCCAAAGCCCGATCCCAAGCGCGCCGGTAACGGCATGCACTTCCACCTGTCGATCAGCAGCGCGACCAACAAGAACATGTTCCATGACGCCAGCGACCCGAGTGGCATGGGGCTGTCGAAAATGGCTTACCACTTCGCCGCCGGTCTCCTGGCCCATGGTCCGGCCTTGTGTGCCTTCGCGGCGCCGACGGTCAACTCCTACAAGCGTCTGGTGGTGGGCAATTCACTGTCCGGCGCGACCTGGGCACCAGCCTTTATCGCCTTCGGTGCCAACAACCGCTCGGCCATGGTGCGCGTGCCTTACGGCCGCCTCGAATTCCGTCTGCCGGATGCCGGCTGCAACCCGTATCTGGTCAGCGCCGCGATCATCGCCGCAGGCCTGGACGGCATTGACCGCAAGCTGGAAGTCGATCAGGTCTGCAATGAGAACCTCTACAAACTGAGCCTGGAAGAGATCGCCGCACGGGGCATCAAGACCCTGCCGCAATCCCTCAAGGAAGCCTGCGACGCCCTGGAAGCCGACCCGCTGTTCGCCGAAGTGCTGGGCAGCGAAATCGTCGGCGAATTCATCAAGCTCAAGCGCATGGAATGGGTGGAATACAGCCGCCACGTCAGCGATTGGGAAGTGAAGCGGTATACGGAATTTTTTTGA
- the purU gene encoding formyltetrahydrofolate deformylase, with amino-acid sequence MQHEKNHFILKISCPATSGIVAAVTSYLADNQCYIGEMAQFDDEFSGKFFMRAVFRFNDGHQGDIQQLKDGFDAVASDFSMQWELHDTRQPMRVLLMVSKFDHCLTDLLYRYHKGEMDMTITAIVSNHLDLRPMAEREGIRFIYLPVTKETKAQQEAALMKVVDETGTELVVLARYMQILSDDLCQQLSGRAINIHHSFLPGFKGAKPYHQAYERGVKLIGATAHYVTSDLDEGPIIEQEVQRVDHVYLPDDLVAAGRNTETIALSRAVKYHLEHRVFLNTDRTVIFR; translated from the coding sequence ATGCAACACGAAAAGAACCATTTCATCCTCAAGATCAGTTGCCCGGCGACTTCGGGCATTGTCGCGGCGGTGACTTCCTATCTGGCAGACAACCAGTGCTACATCGGTGAAATGGCCCAGTTCGATGACGAGTTCAGCGGCAAATTCTTCATGCGTGCGGTGTTTCGCTTCAACGATGGCCATCAAGGCGATATCCAGCAGCTCAAGGACGGTTTCGATGCCGTCGCTAGCGACTTTTCCATGCAGTGGGAACTGCACGACACGCGCCAACCCATGCGCGTACTGCTGATGGTCAGCAAGTTCGACCACTGCCTGACCGACCTTCTGTATCGCTACCACAAAGGCGAGATGGACATGACCATCACCGCCATCGTTTCCAACCACCTGGACCTGCGCCCGATGGCCGAGCGCGAAGGCATTCGCTTCATCTATCTGCCGGTCACCAAGGAAACCAAGGCCCAGCAGGAAGCGGCGCTGATGAAAGTGGTGGATGAAACCGGTACCGAACTGGTGGTGCTCGCCCGCTACATGCAGATCCTTTCCGATGACCTGTGCCAGCAACTGTCGGGCCGGGCAATCAATATCCATCACTCCTTTCTGCCCGGTTTCAAGGGCGCCAAGCCTTATCACCAGGCTTATGAGCGTGGCGTGAAGCTGATCGGCGCAACCGCGCATTACGTCACCAGCGACCTGGACGAAGGGCCGATCATCGAGCAGGAAGTGCAACGTGTGGATCACGTCTACCTGCCCGACGATCTGGTGGCCGCCGGCCGCAATACCGAGACCATTGCGCTGTCCAGGGCGGTGAAATACCACCTTGAGCATCGTGTGTTCCTCAACACGGACAGAACGGTGATCTTCCGGTGA
- a CDS encoding class II glutamine amidotransferase produces the protein MCGIVGLYLKNPALESQLGKLFEPMLEAMTDRGPDSAGFAIYGDEVTDGWVKLTLQATTEGYDFKALIAALEGKLGASLDWFQNASAVVLKVQAEEAVVRTALGELAPTVRIMSAGKSIEILKGMGLPKEISERFGLGNMKGSHIIGHTRMATESAVTMEGSHPFSTGADLCLVHNGSLSNHFRLRQELRREGINFDTENDTEVAAGYLAWRLQQGDSLKTALDSSLEALDGFFTFAIGTRNGFAVIRDPIACKPAILAETDDYVAMASEYQALSSLPGIEKAKVWEPVPATMYIWERESA, from the coding sequence ATGTGCGGAATTGTTGGTTTGTATCTGAAAAACCCTGCGCTGGAATCCCAGCTTGGCAAACTCTTCGAGCCCATGCTCGAAGCCATGACCGACCGTGGCCCGGACAGCGCCGGGTTTGCCATTTATGGGGATGAAGTGACCGATGGCTGGGTCAAGCTGACCTTGCAGGCCACCACCGAAGGGTACGACTTCAAGGCGCTGATCGCGGCGCTGGAAGGCAAGCTCGGCGCGTCGCTGGACTGGTTTCAGAATGCGAGCGCCGTGGTGCTGAAGGTCCAGGCTGAAGAAGCCGTCGTGCGTACGGCACTGGGTGAGCTGGCACCGACCGTGCGGATCATGAGCGCGGGCAAGAGCATCGAAATCCTCAAGGGCATGGGTTTGCCGAAAGAGATTTCCGAGCGTTTTGGCCTGGGCAACATGAAAGGCAGTCACATCATCGGCCACACGCGCATGGCCACTGAAAGTGCCGTGACCATGGAAGGCAGCCACCCGTTTTCCACTGGCGCCGACCTGTGCCTGGTGCATAACGGCTCGCTCTCCAACCACTTTCGTCTGCGTCAGGAACTGCGCCGCGAAGGGATCAACTTCGACACCGAGAACGACACGGAAGTCGCCGCCGGTTACCTGGCCTGGCGCCTTCAGCAGGGCGACTCCCTGAAGACCGCGCTGGACAGTTCGCTGGAAGCGCTGGATGGCTTCTTCACCTTTGCCATCGGTACCCGCAACGGCTTTGCCGTGATCCGCGACCCGATTGCCTGCAAGCCGGCGATTCTCGCCGAAACCGACGATTACGTCGCCATGGCTTCGGAGTATCAGGCGCTGTCGAGCCTGCCGGGGATCGAGAAGGCCAAAGTCTGGGAACCTGTTCCCGCCACCATGTACATCTGGGAACGCGAGTCGGCTTAA